The Anastrepha ludens isolate Willacy chromosome 2, idAnaLude1.1, whole genome shotgun sequence DNA window TTccggttttggactttagtagCAATTGcagttgtgtgcgctgagaaggagagccaCCTATCGAAGGTAACTCCAAAAATGTTGGGGGCGTTTACtgtcggtattggtgtgtcgtcgactttaaCCTTAAACTGTAGTTTGACCTCATTGGTCTAGGTGGTAAAGCGGGTTGCTGTGGATTTAGTGGATTAGAGTCAGAGATTCGAGAGAAGGACTGGTGAGGTAATTGTTTTCTCTGACGCACAGGTCGTCGATGTTACTGCCCGACCCTATTATCGCATAATCGTCAGCAtaggagaccagggagactccctctggtggctgagGCGGCTTCGATGTGTtaaattgaaaagcaagggtgacaGCACATCACCCTATAAAACACCTTGCTTTATACTCCTGTATTTTGACTTTTGGTCTCGGAATATGACTGACGAGAACCGACCACTCAAATAATGCGCGAACCTTCTCCTGAGCCccggcgggagtgtcgactgtataatatcatctagtagcgtggagtggctgactgtatcgaaaccTCTTCTTCAGGTCCAGTGTTACTAGGACAATCCTCTCGCAGGATTAAGCCAGCGGTTaatttgagaatttatggaGGTGAGTGTTGTACACTCTTTGGAATCCATGCTGATGTGTGGCCAGGGCCAgatgtttcgtgtagagtgggaatAGGGGGACTTCAGGAGtattcactactggggaaaggagagttatcgggcgATAAGTTTCCCCTTGGTTGGAttggtttcccaggtttcagtagtgggaccactctccctgttTTCTACTTATTAGGAATTATGAGATCCCTTATGCAGGGATCCatgggatcggcctggcgtaggtggtgaTAAAATGGCTGCTTCAGCTAAGAAATTGGGGCGTATGTCCTCCGGATTCTTCTAGCAgaaatgaagcgagccgcagcagctgcgACCACGTTGCGTTACGCGCGTTCGCCTACGCACACGTCGGTGGGGATGgggagagcggcgaaggtgtttTTTGTAAACTCCGCGAAgtcggcccaattagctttgttaaagcggaaacgaagtcggcaagTCTCTCAATCGATACGATAATGGTTAAGTGCTCTGAAGCAAGCGATAGTATAGATCTTCAGGGTATGCTATTTATAACGGAGTTCTTCGTGGACAACTCGATGTAGAGGgccctcagaaacattaagctcgCTCTCAAGGGCCCTCGTTAGTGAgcgcttgcacttgttgaataaattctgtagATCGAACAGTTTCAGAACGTCTCTCCTGCTTTTTGCGTATTGCAACAGATTTTGCATCGCCGCCTGATACTTGCAATTCACCGTGAACACTATGAACGAATGTACGGgcgcacttaaaaaaataagagatTTCTAAATTGGTGTGCTTTGCACTTATAGTGAGAATAACTGCACGTGTCTTTATTTCTTGAGTTAACTTGTAGTTCTTCATGCCTCATccgaaaaagagcaaaaataataataaagctttcgggaagttatagccgcatatatgcatgtcctAAAATACCGTATGCACCCTATATATAGTTAATTTATTATACAGGTccagaaaatatttgttttaaatttctatttaaatacattaatgTTTATTCTTTGCATAAAAAGTAACCAAATCTTCAACTTTTCCTTCAAACGAACGCTTGCTTTCGTACCTACGCAGCAGGTAGCCATATTTTGAGTAGCAAACTTTAACTATTTTTCTCTTacgcaaaacaaattaaatttgtaaaccTAAAACATAGAATGAAAATTCATGCTGCTCGGTGTtataaactaaaactaaaatctaATAATTCTGCAGCTTCAGTTTTGGCACCACATTCATGCTGGTCAGTTCTTGAAAGAGCAGCTTGCAGGCGTAaggcattgaaatttttgagACATTCGCCGATGACTGACAGTAGTTGCACCAAGAGCAGTACGCCAAACGACCACAAGTCTTGCAGACATCTACATCAAAAGCATCTGACGAAATCATCAGCCGTTCCATGATCAACATACTTGCACCATACGAAATCAGGCAATCACGTTCCATCTCACCCAAACGCAAGCCACCTTCTCGACTGCGACCCTGCGTTGGCTGACGCGTTAGCACGGCTTTTGGACCGCGTGCACGCGCATGCATTTTATCTTGCACCATATGCTTCAGTTTCTGATAATACACTGGACCCGAGTATATGTATGCCTCTAGCGATTCACCCGTAATGCCAGAGTAGAAGTAGTCTTTGCCCATATAATTAAAGCCATGCTTGAATAGTTCATCTTGTATATCCTTGCATTTGGAACCACCAAAAGCGGTGCCATAATGGAATTTGCCCTCTAATAAACCGGCTTTGCCTCCGAGCAGTTCAAGTGATTTGCCAACTGTCATACGACTGGGAAAACCGTGAGGATTCATAACCATATCTGGGCATATGCCATAGTCATTGAATGGTAAATCCTCTTGCTCTACAATCAAGCCCGTGACTCCTTTCTGACCGTGACGCGAACTAAACTTGTCACCGATCTCTGGGCGACGAGTTTGACGCAAAAGTATTTTAATCAGAAAGTCTTCTTCGCCGTTCGCCGACACCATAACCTTTTCAATATAACTCGGCTCAGGACCTTTGTACGAAATGGGCACTGCAGTATATGGCACCTATAAGCAAGTAAATAGAAAGTGCATTTAGACTAGGAAAATTATAGCCTCATATAAAACGAAATTTGTGCTTACCTGCGAAGTTTGTCCAGTTTGCTCAATAGGATTTATAGAAGTCACTGCCGGCATTTCTTTATTAATcagaatttgtttgtttacaaccATTTCTCCAGGTGCCACAATTCCGTCGGTATCTAGCGCATCATGTTTGAAGATAACTTTATTGGTGAGTGCATCTTTTACAGGTCCCATTATACGATCATACGTCTGATTTGCATATCGCTTTACAGTACATTTTGAATTCCTGTAAACCAGGCAACGGCCATAGCCACGATCGACAGATGCTTTATTCAGGATTAGCGCATCTTCAATATCATAACCAGAGTAACTCATTACGGCGACAGTTGCATTCTGGCCAGCAGGCAATTTATCAAATCCGGTGAGTTCAATAGTCTTCGATTTAACCATAGGCGCCTGCGGGTATACCAAGTTGTACATAAGTGTGTCGATGCGATTTTTCTGATTGTAGCCGATAACGCCCATCGCTTGTTTACCCATAGCACATTGGTAAGTATTACGTGGACTTTGATTGTGGTGTGGATAAGGCACAAGACCCGCACATACTCCCAACAAAGTGAATGGCTCTATTTCCAGATGCGTTGTGGTGTCTGCGGTTATATCAGCTTCATTCCAGGCAATAAACGAGTCGTTTTCTTCGTTCACATCGAGATATTCTACCAAACCGTCATGCAAAAAGTCTTCGAATTTACGTATTCCCCGTTTAAGCTCTTCAATGTGGCGTTGCTCCACCGCAGGTTTGCCATTAGCAACTATGATATATGGCCGACAGAGACGACCGCCatcagtatgtatgtacacgcaGCGCTGTGTGTGCGAAGTGTGTATGGAAACGAATGGACCCAGGCGGCCTTTGCGACGCATCATACGAAAAACTTGGACGAGTCGCTTGTAGCTAATCGTAAGCCCAAGTATGTTACCTGTTAGGAATAATATTTTAGAATCATTATTTTGAAATTCGATGCCTATGAACTTACCGTTGATGAACACCAAGAAAACTTTGGCGTTGTTTATTACATCACCACCGATCAAACGTATATCTTCCACACCAGCATTGAAAGCTAAACGTATAACTGGTCCCTCATCCACTTCCGTGGTAATGTGTGTCATTAACGCCAAATTCTTTACCAAACCGCAAGCTTCGCCTTCAGGCGTGTCGGAGGGGCACAACATACCCCACTGGCTAGGCTGTAAGGAACGTGGGCCAGACACTTTGCGTGTTTTCTCGAATTGTGAATTGACGCGTGTCATCATACCCAGCGCTGAAATATAGCTCAAGCGCGAAAGCACCTGCGTCACACCAGCACGCTCCATTTTGAAACGTTTAATTGTCCAATTGCCAGATGAAATGGCCGATTCCAAGCCAACTGTTATTTGCGCAGCGCGCATATGTTTCACCACATCGAATTGCGCTGCCTTCACTTTGGGAATGTTCTTGTCAGCAATCATTTTCAGCTCCCAATTCATGCGCTTGAAAAGATCCTCGAACATCAAAGAAATAAGTGAGCCCGCCAATTCAAGACGTTTATTGCCGTAGTAATCGCGGTCATCAAAGGCTGTTTCATCAAGTTCTGCGGCCATAACACGCCGCACCATCAGGGACACATAAATCGATTTGATTTGAAAATTGAAGTTCTCCACTGGCACGTGGGCGAGTATGGTAGTTGTTAGTAGTTCACGCGCTTCTTCCGCCGGTGTTTTATTCGATGAGCTTTGGAAACGCTTCACCACCAACTTAGAGCCTGAAaccaaatataaattattttaagtaacaCAATTCGTATAGTTCCTATTTACCCATGAACTCAAGTGCGCGTTGTTGTGTGAATACTTTCAGTTGAAATGCTTCTAAGAGCGAGGGAGCAAAACGATTTTGGGTCTCTGTAGCAGTTCCTATTAATGACATTATTTCTTGGTCGGAGTTTACACCCATAGCCTTGAATATTACCGCGATCGGTATATCATCAGTCATGGAATTGTGCTTTAGGTAGTACTTGCCGTGCTTACTCAACACCAGCGTGCGTGACTTCTTTTCATGTGTGGACGAAGTGACCTGACATTGCACAGTGCCATTGAACTCTTCAGTAATCATTTTATTCCATGATAACTGCTCCTGTATAAGAATCACTTTTTCCTGTCCGCGCACAACAAAATAACCACCTGGATCCAGTGGGCACTCATTCATCTTGGCCAACTCAAACTCCGATTTACCATACAAAACGCAGTTGGAGGAGCGCAGCATTACAGGCATACGTCCAATTAAGAGGTTATTTCGTATGATACGTTGCGCTCCTCGCGTATATTCAATATCGACTGTGATAGGCGCAGAATAGGTGGTGTCACGCAATCGACATTCATGAGGTGTAGTAGCTTTTGTAATATTGTAGCCATCTTCAATGTCCGGAGTTCCGACACGTACATCCAAATATTTAAGGTAAAAAAGTGGATCAGCTTCACTGATTACCGTTTGATTGGCTTGAACAATCTTTTTAATATCCACATTCACGAAATGGTTAAACGAATCTATATGTTGCTTCACAAGTCCTTTTACTTGTAAAAACGCCGGTACTAATTTCCACTTCTCCTCCAGCGGTTTAATAGGCTTGGACCAAGCCTTGGGATCGCTGTCCCATGCTTTCTCACCACCGGTCAGGTCAACCATTATACGGCAGTTGAATTAAGTGCTAGTGAGAAAATTAAAACCTGCACTgcaatttatgaaattattttgaaatatattatccGCCTTGGTTTTGGCAATGTTTCGCACACGGCATGGATAAATACACGGAGCGAAATTAAATGCcaaccaaggcgaattcattgaTTATTTTTCTACCATATGATACTCTAGCGTGATGCCGTATCGAGGAAAATCGGCGATGGCATATAAACTGAATTTCGCTATtaagattttaataaaacaagattgcgcccatcagatcGGATTTGAAgtgcaaaaagaagaagaaattttatattgaaatgtaAACCAACTGCACCGTTGTGGTGTTACACTCACATTTCTTTTGTCAAATTCACTAAAATCAGATTAGCGGTATAGGCACAACCATTATATTTTCTCAATCGTGGCAATTGAAACATAtctcttgttttaatttaatgattTACGATTTTATTAGTTTAAACAAAATATGGTCTAGTTGACATTGCATGAACCAAtttgagacaaaaaaaaaaaaagatcaggATACTAAAATATTAATCAGTTTATGAATACATTAAATACATATCCTGTTAGTCTGGTCGCCGTACCCGAATGGTTTGCtttcgtgactaccattcgggtaCGGCGACCAGACTAACAGGATATGtattcgagtctccgtgcataaacataaaaaatagaaatagtttcttctaatagctgtcgtccttcgtcaggcaatggcaaactttcgagtgaatttctgccttgaaaaagctccttatgaaagccatttgccgttcgcagtaaataaccgttaaacaagttggtaacgagctAGTTGGACTCTGAAAGAATCAcgactttaaccaaccaaccaaatcaAGGTGGGTTCTTATAAGGTGATGTTATTAAACTGCTAATTTGTTTCTGCTGCCCGCTGTGCTACTGATTAAACTTCTCttactttttcgtttttaatgctTCCATTTTTCTGGGAAATACAGATCAACTATAATATTGGAGAAACAGTTCACCATTAAGGATCAGTTTTTCAAAGCTAGTTGTATAATTttgtcttcttcttaattggcgcgataaccgcttacgcgattttgaccgagtttagcaaagcgtaccagtcgtttctttctcgtgctaaccggtgccagttggacacaccaagtgcagccaagtccttctccacctgatcttttcaacgcagaggacgttttcttcttcctttgctactaccagctggtaccgcatcggatactttcagagccggagcgtttgtatccattcagtaaatatgacccagccagcgtatccgctgaatctttattcgctgcgctatgtattCGTCGTCGTATCCATTGTCGTTCCATGGTATAATTTTATCTaatcaaatgaaaattcaccACAAATAACTAGACACTGAAAAAGAGGttcttattgtaaatatttgaaataattagTGATGGAAAAAAGCAACATTTTAAAAGTGTTTCTTGTAAACCACTTTTGTACATATAATACACTGCGCTTGGCCCATTTTCTTGCCTATTTGTTGTATCTGTACTACTAACTAATATAACaacacaataaatataaaagcttCAAGCTTAGATCATAACTtcgttgaaaatttgttaaatacgTTTCAACCGCAGCTCACTTTCGGGTTTACTGCCTCTTAGGTGTTTAAACGCAACTACAAGTTAAAAAACTTTCAAGTGCATCATACGCTGTGAGTCTGTGTTTGGTTTGCATGCATTTTAATACTAAATGGTGggaataattttcatttatgtgaatttgttggttttttttctattcatatAGAAACACGGTTCCAATGTTTTGTAGCATGCCAATATCGAGATTTGATTAGCAGCCGGCGTCTGAAATTTAGATATACATAcaccgtttccacgacagtcggttctacgttaccgaagtgacccgaatttatatccgagCAGGGACTGTTACTCTAGCAGCAccccccgtatgtaagtatggggaatgtttatgctgctacaacaacaatatacatacgcatacataggtatacatATGTCTAAAGACGAATTTTCATACACCCAAAATCAGTAAAGACGGGGTCTGGTTTCGGTGGTAACATATTATTAGCAAcaaattttgagaaatatttcGTAATAGTCTGGCAATGCTAAAGCACTCTGCAGtatgtaaaatgaaaacaaaatcaaagaTTATTGAGAATACAAAGGCAAAATAATACAAACGTCAGATGTTtggacagaaaaaaaattacgttctcattttcgcacatttttttCCGATGAATAgaataaattgtttatttgaaaaactaaTCTCTCTTCGAAATTAAGTGCAAGTAAATAAGGTAAGCTGCCAAAGCTGGGGAAAAAATTGACTTAAAGGCAGAAAGAAATCCAATTACCACTTCATCGGCCTAAGAATTCGATTTCTATCCTGACCAGTCTGGTTTGTTCATACCATATTGGTACAAATTTTTCCATTCTCTTCAATGCTGTAATTATAAACATGTCTGCTTTCTAATTTCAGAAAACTGGCTGATAACAGATTCCCCGATATATCTATAAGTACATTCACTGGGCTCTGACGAAAGTGTGCGGCGACTCGTGTTTATAAATTGGGCGCGTTGAATTCGTAACAATCGTCAAAACACACTTATCAAAAGTCAGTAGCTCCACAATCGGGAGCAGGAAGTGAGTGCTCAAACTAAGAAAAAGACACTCGCAAAACACGAGACGCTTAGCTGTTCGCTTTTTTTGATAACTTGTACAGAGTACGATTGAGTAAAGGCAGCAGTTTGCCaagataaaaaagcaaaaaacacgaCGGCAAGAGTCGCCACCTGAGCGCATGAAACTTGGTAGCGGCCGCCACATAAATTCAGTTTTCGTCGCCACTTTGCTTGTGTTAAACGTGTCACTCTCAGTTGGGATATAGGAGGGCATATAGCTCCTGTTCATACATAAAAAATAGTACGCACGCGTAGAACGAAAGTAAACGCAATTCATATTTCTTAACAAATTTcgcttatttgaaaaaatatcaaattatacAATATGGCTGATAAAACCAGCGTTTGCATTGTCGGTTCAGGCAACTGGTAAGTGCATaactttttatatgttttatgtGCATTGCTGGGTGTGAGTTGTTACACAAGTATGCAAGAATCGAATTGTATTTAATGCTCGTGTAACTGCATGGCCAGTGCACAGCTAATAACGCGTTATGATTATGAATGCAATTCGCACATAGTATGCACGCGATCAGCTATACAGGGGCatactttttaatcaattttttttgtttatactaAACAGGGGCTCAGCAATAGCTAAGATTGTGGGCGCCAATTGTGCTAATTTGCCACAATTCGAAGAATGCGTgactatgtatgtgtatgaggAGGAAATTGACGGCAAAAAATTGACTGAAATCATAAACACCACACACGAGAATGTTAAATATTTGCCAGGACATAAGTTGCCACCGAATGTGGTAAGTTGCTTTGTATATGTAATGATTCACTATATTTCGCACGTGTATAAGCCATTCTAATCTTTGCGATAAAAAAGTGTTTAGCCTACATATCGCTAACGATGATTAGAAGGTTTATGACTGATAGCAGGCGTCTGCAAATTAGCGCACTGCCAGATGTTGTTGATTAACACTAAATTAAGATTTATTAAATAGTGCACTGATAGCGCAATATATTACAATTTCAGTCATTATTACTTTGAATTATCGTTAAGTGCTGAGTGATAAGTGCGTGTTACATTTGTTCTTGCGTGAATATATgcgaaatgatttttttcattttttcataaaatccgAAAAGGAGTTCATAGACAAATACATATGTGATAACACATTTAATATTGCGAATATGATGAAATTTGCATATTAACAATTTCGGGTGTTTAGCGTTGCATATTTTATTGcataagctaaaaaaaatttccattgttATAGATTAAATATTACAgcaataaataacatttttctattgttggtaattgattgaaatttattgcttgattggaaaattaaatgtgaaaagttATACACCGTTCAATACCGTTTAATAACTGTAATTAAATTGTATTGTTCTGAAGTCAACTGCCGTGCAGTAGACTTGTTTGTTTTCATCGTTCATGGTTTTCAATGGTGCACAGCATACGAATGTTTGTAGGTAATACAGATGTATGCATAGTTATCACAATATGCAGTATATTTCATATTAGAATtaatatatatagttttttgtttttgttttaaaaattttcttaagttAATCTTTGGCTTCTCGTACCGATTGTGCTTTAATTGCTTATCAATCTTGGCAAGTGACTTAACAGCTTATGTAATAAAGcaaaatgtaaacaaagcaCTGGATTAGTATTGAAAGAGAAACATTCGTGCTCTTTCGCTCTTTTTAACAGCTACtcccaaatatgcatgcagaaaAGCATTACATTAAATGTCATTGCGccttttgaaatttatatttaccaataaattataatacaaatttgCTAAAACAAGTAAATGTTTGAAAACCGCTTAACAGATTATCAGCTTACGTAAATGCTGCAGCACATCTCAAGTTAAGTCcatttgcatatatatatatatacatatgtgtagaaAGTATTATCTAATCAGACAATGGCAATGAaatcttctgtttttttttgttttattgtgtttatttttattcctcACCCCATTGCCAGAATGCATGGTCATGATTGCATTTCGCTTGCGTTGGCCAAGAGCATTCGCGCCAGTGAGTAGCTGGCATCCAACGATTGTCTCAATCAGTCAATTCGTCGCTTATGTCGGCTGAGACGCCGTCATGTAACAAATCCTATGTGCTCTTTACATTATTGTTTGCTGATAAACGGTGCTCATTGTCTCTTTCGCTCTTCGTTTTTGTGGCACTCGCAATTgtgatttagtaaaaaatttgcaaaattctcTTTACATTTCTTAGCTCAACGTTTCATTTGATTGTTAAAGTTTTGTAagcatttggatttttcggtGCCGTCCAAAGGTTTATTTTTATAGGTGCgtaatattttgtgttttttttccacATTTGTTACCACTCAAACGAACAGCAGTTGCTGTTGTGTAGTAGCTTTCTTCGTGTAGGTCAAGGTCGTGCAGCGCTCACTTTCCTTTCAGCCACACAATACAAATTACGCAGCGTAAATGTAGTAAAGCAGTTGGCttgccattttgtttttatttttgatttttgatttttgcttttgtttttacttttacttttgtgtttgtttgctATTTGCTTTCGACTTACTTTGATGGGTGGCGAAATGTGTGGGTCATGGTCCAGGTTGCTCAACA harbors:
- the LOC128855935 gene encoding DNA-directed RNA polymerase III subunit RPC2 encodes the protein MVDLTGGEKAWDSDPKAWSKPIKPLEEKWKLVPAFLQVKGLVKQHIDSFNHFVNVDIKKIVQANQTVISEADPLFYLKYLDVRVGTPDIEDGYNITKATTPHECRLRDTTYSAPITVDIEYTRGAQRIIRNNLLIGRMPVMLRSSNCVLYGKSEFELAKMNECPLDPGGYFVVRGQEKVILIQEQLSWNKMITEEFNGTVQCQVTSSTHEKKSRTLVLSKHGKYYLKHNSMTDDIPIAVIFKAMGVNSDQEIMSLIGTATETQNRFAPSLLEAFQLKVFTQQRALEFMGSKLVVKRFQSSSNKTPAEEARELLTTTILAHVPVENFNFQIKSIYVSLMVRRVMAAELDETAFDDRDYYGNKRLELAGSLISLMFEDLFKRMNWELKMIADKNIPKVKAAQFDVVKHMRAAQITVGLESAISSGNWTIKRFKMERAGVTQVLSRLSYISALGMMTRVNSQFEKTRKVSGPRSLQPSQWGMLCPSDTPEGEACGLVKNLALMTHITTEVDEGPVIRLAFNAGVEDIRLIGGDVINNAKVFLVFINGNILGLTISYKRLVQVFRMMRRKGRLGPFVSIHTSHTQRCVYIHTDGGRLCRPYIIVANGKPAVEQRHIEELKRGIRKFEDFLHDGLVEYLDVNEENDSFIAWNEADITADTTTHLEIEPFTLLGVCAGLVPYPHHNQSPRNTYQCAMGKQAMGVIGYNQKNRIDTLMYNLVYPQAPMVKSKTIELTGFDKLPAGQNATVAVMSYSGYDIEDALILNKASVDRGYGRCLVYRNSKCTVKRYANQTYDRIMGPVKDALTNKVIFKHDALDTDGIVAPGEMVVNKQILINKEMPAVTSINPIEQTGQTSQVPYTAVPISYKGPEPSYIEKVMVSANGEEDFLIKILLRQTRRPEIGDKFSSRHGQKGVTGLIVEQEDLPFNDYGICPDMVMNPHGFPSRMTVGKSLELLGGKAGLLEGKFHYGTAFGGSKCKDIQDELFKHGFNYMGKDYFYSGITGESLEAYIYSGPVYYQKLKHMVQDKMHARARGPKAVLTRQPTQGRSREGGLRLGEMERDCLISYGASMLIMERLMISSDAFDVDVCKTCGRLAYCSWCNYCQSSANVSKISMPYACKLLFQELTSMNVVPKLKLQNY